In Herbaspirillum sp. WKF16, one genomic interval encodes:
- the metK gene encoding methionine adenosyltransferase encodes MSNEYLFTSESVSEGHPDKVADQISDAILDAIFTQDPQSRVAAETLCNTGLVVLAGEITTRANVDYIDVARETIKRIGYDNADFGIDYKSCAVLVAYDKQSPDIAQGVDEGRGVDLEQGAGDQGLMFGYACNETPELMPAAIYYAHRIVERQSQLRKDGRLPWLRPDAKSQVTLKYVDGKPVGIDTVVLSTQHSPDIEQKAIHEAAIEEIIKPVLPAEWLKNTRYLINPTGRFVIGGPQGDCGLTGRKIIVDTYGGAAPHGGGAFSGKDPSKVDRSAAYAGRYVAKNIVAAGLAERCQIQVSYAIGIAKPTSVMVTTFGTGKISDEKLAQLVQEYFDLRPKGIVQMLDLLRPIYAKTAAYGHFGREEPEFTWERTDKAAALRAAAGL; translated from the coding sequence ATGTCCAACGAATATCTCTTCACTTCCGAATCCGTCTCCGAAGGCCATCCCGACAAGGTTGCCGACCAGATCTCCGACGCGATCCTGGATGCCATCTTCACCCAGGATCCCCAATCCCGCGTTGCCGCGGAAACGCTGTGCAACACCGGTCTGGTTGTGCTGGCAGGTGAAATCACCACGCGCGCCAACGTCGACTATATCGACGTGGCCCGCGAAACCATCAAGCGCATCGGCTACGACAATGCCGACTTCGGCATCGACTACAAGAGCTGCGCGGTGCTGGTCGCCTATGACAAGCAATCCCCTGACATCGCCCAGGGCGTTGACGAAGGCCGCGGCGTCGACCTGGAGCAAGGCGCCGGCGACCAGGGCCTGATGTTCGGCTACGCCTGCAACGAAACCCCGGAACTGATGCCGGCTGCAATCTACTATGCGCACCGCATCGTCGAGCGCCAGTCGCAGCTGCGCAAGGACGGCCGCCTGCCGTGGCTGCGTCCCGACGCCAAGTCGCAAGTGACCCTGAAGTACGTCGACGGCAAGCCGGTCGGCATCGATACCGTCGTGCTGTCGACCCAGCACTCGCCGGACATCGAGCAAAAGGCTATCCATGAAGCGGCCATCGAGGAAATCATCAAGCCGGTGCTGCCGGCCGAATGGCTCAAGAATACCCGCTACCTGATCAACCCGACCGGCCGCTTCGTCATCGGTGGCCCGCAAGGCGACTGCGGCCTGACCGGCCGCAAGATCATCGTCGATACCTACGGTGGCGCGGCGCCTCACGGCGGCGGCGCTTTCTCCGGCAAGGATCCGTCCAAGGTCGACCGTTCGGCTGCCTATGCCGGCCGTTATGTCGCCAAGAACATCGTGGCTGCCGGCCTGGCCGAGCGTTGCCAGATCCAGGTGTCCTACGCCATCGGTATCGCCAAGCCGACCTCGGTGATGGTCACCACCTTCGGCACCGGCAAGATCAGCGATGAAAAGCTGGCGCAATTGGTTCAGGAATACTTCGACCTGCGCCCCAAGGGCATCGTGCAGATGCTGGACCTGCTGCGTCCGATCTACGCCAAGACCGCCGCTTACGGCCACTTCGGCCGCGAAGAGCCGGAATTCACCTGGGAACGCACCGACAAGGCCGCAGCACTGCGCGCTGCCGCCGGCCTGTAA
- a CDS encoding lysophospholipid acyltransferase family protein, protein MSRPIIQSCLRRFSDICTPSRKLSLTRRHVLFYASCNFLQFGRVSCPSYPLSASMLVSLFRLLSFLPLPVLHAIGFAVGWLVFLASPSYRRRLTENITLAGHRAHLYRAVGEAGKGMFELPFIWCANPERVLRTARIVDWQLVQTGLDAKSGIVFLTPHLGCFEISAQSVARHASLSVLYRPPRKAALKPLIEGARARANLHLAPANLAGVRILLKALKSGQAIGLLPDQVPQNGEGVWADFFGKPAYTMTLPAKLQQMSGAPIILAYAERLSWGRGYAIHFVPFEGELGDTPEQQARAINLAMEKLIARCPAQYIWSYNRYKVPQGVSAPGAAQ, encoded by the coding sequence ATGTCGCGGCCCATCATTCAGTCGTGCCTGCGACGCTTTAGCGATATTTGTACCCCGTCTCGCAAGTTGTCATTAACTCGACGGCATGTGCTATTTTACGCCTCTTGCAATTTTCTGCAATTTGGCAGAGTTTCCTGCCCCAGCTACCCGTTATCGGCAAGTATGCTCGTTTCTTTATTCCGCCTGTTGTCTTTCCTGCCGCTGCCGGTATTGCATGCCATCGGTTTTGCCGTGGGCTGGCTGGTGTTCCTGGCGTCGCCCTCGTACCGGCGGCGCCTGACGGAGAACATCACGCTGGCAGGTCACCGCGCTCATCTATATAGAGCGGTCGGCGAAGCCGGCAAGGGCATGTTCGAGCTGCCCTTCATCTGGTGCGCCAATCCCGAGCGGGTACTGCGCACCGCCCGCATTGTCGATTGGCAACTGGTGCAAACGGGATTGGATGCCAAATCCGGCATCGTCTTCCTGACTCCCCATCTCGGTTGCTTTGAGATCTCGGCGCAATCGGTGGCCCGCCACGCCAGCCTGAGCGTGCTGTACCGCCCGCCGCGAAAAGCCGCGCTGAAGCCGCTGATCGAGGGCGCCCGCGCCCGCGCCAACCTGCACCTGGCCCCGGCCAACCTGGCTGGGGTGCGCATCCTGCTCAAGGCGCTGAAAAGCGGCCAGGCCATTGGCTTGCTGCCGGACCAAGTCCCGCAGAACGGCGAAGGCGTCTGGGCCGATTTCTTCGGCAAGCCGGCCTACACCATGACGTTGCCAGCCAAGCTGCAGCAAATGAGCGGTGCGCCCATTATCCTGGCCTATGCTGAACGGCTCTCGTGGGGGCGCGGCTATGCGATCCACTTCGTACCCTTCGAGGGGGAACTGGGCGACACGCCCGAACAGCAGGCGCGCGCCATCAACCTGGCCATGGAAAAACTGATCGCGCGCTGCCCGGCTCAATATATATGGAGCTACAACCGCTACAAGGTGCCACAGGGCGTCAGCGCTCCCGGAGCGGCGCAATGA
- a CDS encoding LpxL/LpxP family acyltransferase yields MKALIGLMWLLHWLPLPILGRLGEGLGWLLYIYMRPRRRITLINLRLCFPEKTEQERRVIARRHFQAYARSALERGILWWAPESRLKRLIQVEPRIPFETLDRGPTILLCPHFVCLEIPGIALVLNSNYSVCTIYSRQKNQIVDDAILKGRSRFRPVTLLSREKGVKPIIRAMRDGLPFIMLPDMDFGIRDAEFVPFFGVPAATLTATARIAAATGASVVPVITTFLPGYRGWKTTFYPAWNDYPGDDIAAATRRMNEFIEARVREHPAEYFWAHKRFKTRPPGEPDVYGRKDN; encoded by the coding sequence ATGAAGGCGCTGATCGGATTGATGTGGCTGCTGCACTGGCTGCCGCTGCCCATCCTGGGCCGCCTGGGCGAAGGCTTGGGATGGCTGCTCTATATTTATATGAGGCCGCGCCGCCGCATCACGCTGATCAACCTGCGGCTGTGCTTCCCCGAGAAGACCGAACAAGAGCGGCGCGTGATCGCGCGCCGCCATTTCCAGGCCTATGCCCGCAGCGCGCTGGAGCGCGGCATCCTATGGTGGGCGCCGGAGTCGCGCCTGAAACGCTTGATCCAGGTGGAGCCCCGCATCCCCTTCGAGACGCTCGACCGCGGCCCGACCATCCTGTTGTGCCCGCACTTCGTCTGCCTGGAAATCCCGGGTATCGCCCTGGTGCTCAATTCCAACTATTCGGTCTGCACGATCTACTCGCGCCAGAAGAACCAGATCGTCGATGACGCCATTCTCAAGGGCCGCTCGCGCTTTCGCCCGGTAACGCTGCTCTCGCGTGAAAAGGGCGTGAAGCCCATCATCCGGGCCATGCGCGACGGCTTGCCCTTCATCATGCTGCCCGATATGGATTTCGGCATCCGGGACGCCGAATTCGTGCCCTTCTTCGGCGTACCCGCCGCCACGCTGACCGCCACTGCGCGCATCGCGGCGGCCACCGGCGCATCCGTGGTGCCGGTCATTACCACCTTCCTTCCGGGCTACCGCGGCTGGAAGACCACCTTCTACCCGGCCTGGAACGACTATCCAGGCGACGACATCGCGGCCGCCACCCGTCGCATGAACGAATTCATCGAGGCGCGCGTGCGCGAGCATCCTGCGGAATATTTCTGGGCGCACAAGCGCTTCAAGACCCGCCCGCCGGGCGAACCCGACGTCTACGGCAGGAAAGACAACTGA
- the dapF gene encoding diaminopimelate epimerase, whose product MKIKFTKMHGAGNDFVVLDAVNQAISLTPAQWKFIADRRFGIGADQMLVVEKARGDGVDFRYRIYNADGGEVEQCGNGARAFVKFVTDKGLTDKRAIRVETMSGIIEPRLEDDGRITVDMGAPILVPAEVPFDAGGLESRVEAQDTLWPLDVAGKTAWISVVSMGNPHAVQVVPDSEAAPVLEDGPLIERHARFPRRVNAGFMQVVDRHHVNLRVYERGAGETLACGTGACAAVVAGIRRGLLDSPVAVQTHGGVLSIAWEGVDQPVLMTGPAVSVFEGEIELPD is encoded by the coding sequence ATGAAGATCAAATTCACCAAGATGCATGGCGCGGGCAACGACTTCGTCGTCCTCGACGCCGTCAACCAGGCCATTTCCCTGACGCCGGCGCAATGGAAGTTCATCGCCGACCGCCGCTTCGGCATCGGCGCGGACCAGATGCTGGTGGTGGAGAAAGCGCGCGGCGACGGCGTGGACTTTCGTTATCGCATCTACAATGCAGACGGCGGCGAAGTCGAGCAATGCGGCAACGGCGCGCGCGCCTTCGTCAAGTTCGTCACCGACAAGGGCCTGACCGACAAGCGCGCCATCCGCGTGGAGACCATGTCCGGCATCATCGAGCCGCGCCTGGAAGACGACGGCCGCATCACCGTCGACATGGGTGCCCCCATCCTGGTGCCGGCCGAGGTGCCGTTCGACGCCGGCGGCCTGGAAAGCCGCGTCGAAGCGCAGGACACCTTGTGGCCGCTGGACGTTGCCGGCAAAACTGCCTGGATTTCGGTAGTGTCGATGGGCAACCCGCACGCAGTGCAGGTCGTGCCAGACAGCGAGGCCGCGCCGGTGCTGGAGGACGGTCCCTTGATCGAGCGCCACGCCCGCTTCCCGCGGCGCGTGAACGCCGGCTTCATGCAAGTCGTGGATCGCCATCACGTCAACCTGCGCGTCTATGAACGCGGCGCCGGCGAAACGCTGGCTTGCGGCACGGGCGCCTGCGCCGCAGTGGTGGCGGGTATCCGCCGCGGGCTGCTCGATTCGCCCGTGGCCGTACAAACCCACGGCGGCGTGCTCAGCATCGCCTGGGAAGGCGTCGACCAGCCGGTGTTGATGACCGGCCCCGCAGTCTCCGTATTCGAAGGCGAGATAGAACTGCCGGACTGA
- a CDS encoding tetratricopeptide repeat protein — translation MANREDLAIIRAARAGQAEAQLTLGKRYLFGGNGLPQSLGTAFHWLERAARQELADAWMLIAQHIPYEVVMPLAKPQEAAQWYERAFDAGQNQAGLVFARLVLGNMAQISAELKKKAIRALEVVALDGNPEAQWLLAQQGRDVAPASAGTQSAPSEAPQPAPATRDEISQWTQKAADAGIEQAQHALADAAWRQADFATFRQRAQPLADALLRQYAASLTQLNAPSESLASGLGTQNIQLLRRLAGSHLDDRKPDLQQAQQLLELAALACDREAQLALGLLYGRMDELGARRFAGQGSANYKKAIRWLLLAGEQGMAAGWYALSRIYLKPEFSQRNLADVQHYLERAAEMGHVVAQLECGVTAWRNRREDPANDVRALYWLQKAASQGNADAAALLEKVADRPRPAEWAVLARAQLSRELVNAYPFLAARIELATLFGLTRPEALLVDLKEADCGHCLVVDIRAQYARSKRRLIMVETGEERGVLNRIGRLFEDVDGGPSGPEGNYRQRLYRLKAALPDQAAADEEVDGLRVEA, via the coding sequence ATGGCAAATAGGGAAGATCTCGCAATCATTCGTGCCGCGCGGGCCGGACAGGCCGAGGCGCAGCTGACCTTGGGCAAGCGCTACCTGTTCGGCGGCAACGGTTTGCCGCAAAGCCTCGGTACTGCATTCCATTGGCTGGAGCGTGCCGCCCGCCAGGAGCTGGCGGATGCCTGGATGCTGATTGCTCAACATATTCCGTATGAAGTGGTGATGCCGCTGGCCAAGCCGCAAGAGGCGGCGCAGTGGTACGAGCGGGCATTCGACGCCGGGCAGAACCAGGCCGGTCTGGTATTTGCTCGCCTGGTGCTGGGCAATATGGCGCAGATCAGCGCCGAACTGAAGAAGAAGGCGATCCGCGCGCTGGAGGTGGTGGCCCTCGACGGCAACCCCGAGGCGCAGTGGTTGCTGGCCCAGCAAGGCCGGGACGTGGCGCCGGCCTCGGCAGGGACGCAATCGGCCCCGTCGGAGGCGCCGCAGCCGGCGCCCGCCACGCGCGATGAGATCAGCCAGTGGACCCAGAAGGCGGCCGATGCCGGCATCGAGCAGGCGCAGCATGCGCTGGCCGATGCCGCCTGGCGCCAGGCTGACTTCGCGACTTTCCGCCAGCGTGCGCAGCCGCTTGCCGACGCGCTGTTGCGCCAGTACGCCGCGTCGCTGACACAGCTAAACGCGCCGTCCGAGTCGCTTGCGTCCGGCTTGGGCACACAGAATATCCAGTTGCTGCGCCGTCTCGCCGGGTCGCATCTGGACGACAGGAAGCCCGACCTGCAACAGGCGCAGCAATTGCTGGAGCTGGCGGCGCTGGCGTGTGACCGCGAGGCGCAATTGGCCTTGGGACTGCTATACGGGCGGATGGACGAGCTGGGTGCGCGCAGGTTCGCTGGCCAAGGCTCGGCCAACTACAAGAAAGCGATCCGCTGGCTCTTGCTGGCCGGTGAACAAGGCATGGCCGCCGGCTGGTACGCCTTGTCGCGCATCTATCTGAAACCGGAGTTTTCCCAGCGTAACCTGGCTGACGTGCAGCACTACCTGGAGCGCGCCGCCGAGATGGGGCATGTGGTCGCGCAACTGGAGTGCGGCGTCACGGCCTGGCGCAACCGCCGCGAAGACCCGGCCAACGACGTGCGGGCGCTGTACTGGCTGCAGAAGGCGGCGTCGCAAGGCAATGCCGACGCCGCTGCATTGCTGGAGAAGGTGGCCGACCGTCCACGGCCGGCCGAATGGGCTGTGCTGGCGCGCGCGCAGCTGTCGCGCGAGCTGGTCAATGCTTATCCCTTCCTGGCCGCCCGCATCGAGCTGGCGACCTTGTTCGGGCTAACCCGCCCCGAGGCATTGCTGGTCGACCTGAAGGAGGCCGACTGCGGCCACTGCCTAGTGGTGGATATCCGCGCTCAGTACGCGCGCAGCAAACGGCGCCTGATCATGGTCGAGACCGGGGAGGAGCGAGGCGTGCTCAATCGCATCGGTCGCCTGTTCGAAGACGTGGATGGCGGGCCGAGCGGGCCGGAAGGCAACTACCGCCAGCGCCTCTATCGGCTCAAGGCCGCGCTGCCGGATCAGGCGGCGGCTGACGAGGAGGTTGACGGCCTGCGCGTGGAAGCCTGA
- a CDS encoding porin, with protein sequence MKKSLLALAVLGAFAGAAQAQSSVTIYGIVDTGVTYTSKAQTTQTPGINTGSKFAVNSGVIQGSRIGFKGVEDLGGGLSAVFNLETGFTNDNGGLQGSDNVTSSNLFRRKSVVGLAGGFGTVLVGRQTDFADVISAYTGVADFGGVIAQAGSNLNRLQGVRTNNSVNFTTNNLSGFTGNLMYGFGETAGKTSAGQSFGIGGKYENGPLGLGLNYYQSKAGATPSDVSLIPITAVGVTPAATNVYTNAANAGSSAQKVLNVVASYQFGPARVYGNYSRVKQDLNTAGVAGFAGVTAATRTTAGTLALSKKADLYEIGTAYALSPSLKLLAAVQHTRAEFDGVSGKGKLTQYNLGADYWLSKRTDLYAFVSNLRATDMKNPGVYGDTTGNDASQTAVTVGVRHKF encoded by the coding sequence ATGAAAAAATCTCTGCTGGCACTGGCCGTCCTCGGCGCGTTCGCAGGTGCTGCTCAAGCACAAAGCTCCGTTACTATCTACGGTATCGTTGATACTGGCGTCACCTACACCTCCAAGGCGCAAACCACCCAGACCCCCGGCATCAATACCGGCAGCAAGTTCGCTGTGAACTCGGGCGTGATCCAAGGTTCGCGTATCGGCTTCAAGGGCGTTGAAGATCTGGGCGGCGGTCTGTCGGCCGTGTTCAACCTGGAAACCGGTTTCACCAACGACAACGGCGGCCTGCAAGGCTCCGACAACGTCACCTCCTCCAACCTGTTCCGTCGTAAGTCGGTGGTTGGTCTGGCCGGTGGCTTCGGTACCGTGCTGGTTGGTCGTCAAACCGACTTCGCTGACGTCATCTCCGCCTACACCGGCGTTGCTGATTTCGGTGGCGTGATCGCTCAAGCCGGTTCGAACCTGAACCGTCTGCAAGGCGTTCGCACCAACAACTCGGTGAACTTCACCACCAACAACCTGAGCGGCTTCACCGGTAACCTGATGTACGGCTTCGGCGAAACCGCTGGCAAGACTTCCGCTGGCCAATCGTTCGGCATCGGTGGCAAGTACGAAAACGGTCCTCTGGGTCTGGGCCTGAACTACTACCAATCCAAGGCTGGTGCAACTCCTTCGGACGTTAGCCTGATCCCCATCACCGCTGTTGGCGTTACTCCTGCTGCCACCAACGTGTACACCAACGCCGCCAACGCTGGCAGCTCCGCTCAGAAGGTCCTGAACGTGGTTGCTTCGTACCAGTTCGGCCCGGCACGCGTGTACGGTAACTACTCGCGCGTCAAGCAAGATCTGAACACCGCTGGCGTCGCTGGTTTCGCAGGCGTGACCGCTGCAACCCGCACCACCGCTGGTACCCTGGCTCTGTCCAAGAAGGCTGACCTGTACGAAATCGGTACCGCCTACGCTCTGTCCCCGTCCCTGAAGCTGCTGGCTGCTGTGCAACACACCCGCGCTGAATTCGACGGCGTGTCGGGCAAGGGCAAGCTGACTCAGTACAACCTGGGTGCTGACTACTGGCTGTCCAAGCGTACCGACCTGTACGCATTCGTGTCGAACCTGCGTGCTACCGACATGAAGAACCCTGGCGTGTACGGCGACACCACTGGCAACGATGCAAGCCAGACCGCTGTGACCGTTGGCGTTCGCCACAAGTTCTAA
- a CDS encoding DUF484 family protein, producing MTTPLDSDLIAEYLLDHPHFFEEHAELLSTVKLTSPVMGRAVSLQERQMEILREKIRVQELHMADLMRIAQENDEITNKFQAWTRTLLLTRNDGDLPRALSDQLKDIFHVPQVTVRLWNLAEAHAGNWATQSVSEDARIFANGLSAPFCGPNKDFEAAGWLEDGASVKSVAILPLRVGASPDAFGLLVLGSPDPNRFTADMGTDFLTRIGETASAALACLLR from the coding sequence ATGACCACCCCACTGGACTCCGACCTGATCGCCGAATACCTGCTCGACCATCCTCACTTCTTCGAGGAGCACGCGGAGCTGCTTTCGACCGTCAAGTTGACCAGCCCGGTCATGGGCCGCGCCGTATCCCTGCAGGAACGCCAGATGGAGATCCTGCGCGAGAAGATCCGCGTACAGGAACTGCACATGGCCGACCTGATGCGCATTGCGCAGGAAAACGACGAGATCACCAACAAGTTCCAGGCCTGGACCCGTACCTTGCTGCTCACGCGCAACGACGGCGACCTGCCGCGCGCGCTGTCGGATCAGTTGAAGGACATTTTCCATGTGCCGCAAGTGACCGTACGCCTGTGGAACCTGGCCGAAGCGCATGCCGGCAACTGGGCCACGCAATCGGTGTCGGAAGACGCCCGGATATTCGCCAACGGCCTGTCCGCCCCGTTCTGCGGTCCCAACAAGGACTTCGAGGCGGCCGGCTGGCTGGAAGACGGCGCCTCGGTCAAGTCGGTCGCCATCCTGCCGCTGCGCGTGGGGGCATCGCCTGACGCCTTCGGCCTGCTGGTGCTGGGCTCGCCCGACCCCAACCGTTTCACCGCCGACATGGGCACCGACTTCCTGACGCGCATCGGCGAGACCGCCAGCGCCGCGTTGGCCTGCCTGCTGCGCTGA
- a CDS encoding tyrosine recombinase XerC, whose protein sequence is MDTAAPALISQYLSSLRSQRKLSAHTVDGYGRDLRELRELLAPAGKDPAAGEADLDLRKTTQVQIRKCTAQLHARGLNARSISRKLSAWRGFFAWLSMEVELKANPADGVKPPKKSKPLPKALAADDAVRLVSQADPSKDPASTMAACNRAMFELLYSSGLRVSELGAIDIADVREGKYESAGWIALGDAEVTVTGKGGKRRKVPVGRAALEAIEAWLPMRAALVKADAGPDCHALFLTERGTRMSPRVTQLRLKAHGRSLEMASDVHPHMLRHSFATHVLQSSGDLRAVQEMLGHASITATQVYTALDFQRLAQVYDQAHPRAKKSEPK, encoded by the coding sequence ATGGATACCGCTGCCCCAGCACTGATCAGCCAATACCTCTCCTCACTGCGTTCCCAGCGCAAGCTGTCGGCGCACACCGTCGACGGCTATGGCCGCGACCTGCGGGAGCTGCGCGAGCTGCTTGCCCCCGCCGGCAAGGATCCCGCAGCCGGCGAGGCAGACCTCGACCTGCGCAAGACAACCCAGGTGCAGATCCGCAAATGCACTGCGCAGCTGCACGCGCGCGGCCTCAACGCGCGTTCGATCTCGCGCAAGCTGTCGGCCTGGCGGGGTTTCTTCGCATGGCTGTCGATGGAAGTCGAACTCAAGGCCAACCCGGCCGACGGCGTCAAGCCGCCCAAGAAAAGCAAGCCGTTGCCCAAGGCGCTGGCGGCCGACGACGCCGTCCGGCTGGTGTCCCAGGCCGATCCGTCCAAGGATCCCGCATCGACGATGGCCGCCTGCAACCGGGCCATGTTCGAGTTGCTGTATTCAAGCGGATTGCGCGTCTCGGAGCTCGGCGCGATCGACATCGCGGATGTGCGCGAAGGAAAATATGAATCGGCCGGCTGGATCGCGCTGGGCGACGCCGAGGTCACCGTCACCGGCAAGGGCGGCAAGCGGCGCAAGGTGCCGGTAGGCCGCGCAGCGCTCGAAGCGATCGAGGCCTGGCTGCCGATGCGTGCGGCGCTGGTGAAGGCCGACGCCGGCCCCGACTGCCATGCGCTGTTCCTCACCGAGCGCGGCACGCGCATGTCGCCGCGCGTGACGCAGTTGCGCCTGAAGGCCCATGGCCGCTCGCTGGAAATGGCCAGCGACGTGCATCCGCACATGTTGCGCCACTCCTTTGCCACCCACGTCCTGCAGAGCTCGGGCGACCTGCGAGCGGTGCAGGAGATGCTGGGCCACGCATCGATCACGGCCACCCAGGTCTACACCGCGCTCGACTTCCAGCGCCTGGCGCAGGTGTACGACCAGGCGCACCCGCGCGCCAAGAAGAGCGAGCCCAAGTAG
- a CDS encoding Fur family transcriptional regulator, with the protein MKAKAADIPVSRQSSQAASMALLAEAQLREAGVRVTQARVNVLGALLETRSAASHQDIQDRFAGMDRVTLYRALDCLTEAGLAHKISSDDRIFRYSAGADHPEHGLHDHSQGKQHQHGHFKCTRCARVFCLDASDGTDFLATVLPDADKHKSTAAQLQSALRKTLGKGFQSHEVELTIKGWCADCAD; encoded by the coding sequence ATGAAAGCCAAAGCCGCCGATATCCCCGTCAGTCGCCAGTCCAGCCAGGCCGCTTCCATGGCCCTGCTGGCCGAGGCGCAACTGCGCGAAGCCGGCGTGCGCGTGACGCAGGCGCGCGTGAACGTGCTGGGGGCGCTGCTGGAGACGCGTAGCGCCGCCTCGCACCAGGACATCCAGGACCGCTTTGCCGGCATGGATCGCGTCACCCTCTATCGCGCGCTGGATTGCCTGACCGAAGCGGGCCTGGCGCACAAGATCTCCAGCGACGACCGCATCTTCCGCTACAGCGCCGGCGCCGACCATCCGGAGCACGGCCTGCACGACCACTCGCAGGGCAAGCAGCACCAGCACGGCCACTTCAAATGCACGCGCTGCGCGCGCGTGTTCTGCCTGGACGCCAGCGACGGCACCGACTTCCTGGCCACCGTGCTGCCCGACGCCGACAAGCACAAGTCCACTGCGGCGCAGTTGCAGTCGGCACTGCGCAAGACGCTGGGCAAGGGTTTCCAGAGCCACGAGGTGGAACTGACCATCAAGGGCTGGTGCGCCGACTGCGCAGACTGA